Proteins from one Mycobacterium sp. EPa45 genomic window:
- a CDS encoding nitronate monooxygenase, producing MRTPLCDDLDIEYPIFAFTHCRDVVVAVSKAGGFGVLGAVGFSPEQLEIELKWIDENIGDHHYGVDIVIPNKYEGMDSADLSPEVLKKTLNDLVPQEHIDFAKKVLADHGVPVEHSDDDALQLLGWTEATATPQVEVALQHPKCTLIANALGTPPAEMIKHIHDEGRKVAALCGSPSQAKKHAEAGVDIIIAQGGEAGGHCGEIGSIVLWPQVVKAVAPVPVLAAGGIGSGQQIAAALALGAQGAWTGSQWVMVEESEHTDVQHAAYAKAESRDTVRSRSFTGKPARMLRNEWTEAWEKEGNPKPLGMPLQYMVSGMAVAATHKYPNESVDVAFNPIGQVVGQFTKVEKTATVIERWVQEYLEATTRLDELNEAASV from the coding sequence ATGCGCACTCCCCTTTGCGACGACCTCGATATCGAATATCCGATCTTCGCGTTCACCCACTGCCGCGACGTGGTCGTGGCGGTCAGCAAGGCCGGCGGCTTCGGCGTGCTCGGCGCGGTCGGATTCTCGCCCGAACAACTCGAGATCGAACTCAAGTGGATCGACGAGAACATCGGCGACCACCACTACGGCGTCGACATCGTAATCCCCAACAAATACGAGGGCATGGACTCGGCGGACTTGTCCCCCGAGGTGCTGAAGAAGACGCTCAACGATCTGGTCCCGCAGGAGCACATCGATTTCGCGAAAAAGGTTCTCGCCGACCACGGTGTGCCGGTCGAGCACAGCGACGACGATGCCCTGCAATTGCTGGGCTGGACCGAGGCGACCGCGACCCCGCAGGTTGAGGTCGCGCTCCAGCATCCGAAGTGCACGCTGATCGCCAACGCCCTCGGCACCCCGCCCGCCGAGATGATCAAGCACATCCACGACGAGGGCCGTAAGGTCGCCGCGCTCTGCGGTTCCCCGTCACAGGCGAAGAAGCACGCCGAAGCCGGCGTGGACATCATCATCGCCCAAGGCGGCGAGGCCGGCGGTCACTGCGGCGAGATCGGCTCGATCGTGCTGTGGCCACAGGTCGTCAAGGCGGTGGCGCCGGTGCCGGTGCTGGCGGCCGGCGGTATCGGCAGCGGCCAACAGATCGCCGCGGCGCTCGCGCTGGGTGCGCAGGGCGCATGGACGGGCTCGCAGTGGGTCATGGTCGAGGAGTCCGAGCACACCGACGTGCAACACGCCGCGTACGCGAAGGCCGAAAGCCGCGACACCGTGCGCAGCCGGTCGTTCACCGGCAAGCCCGCACGCATGCTGCGCAATGAGTGGACCGAGGCCTGGGAGAAGGAGGGCAATCCCAAGCCGCTCGGAATGCCGTTGCAGTACATGGTTTCCGGCATGGCCGTCGCGGCCACGCACAAGTACCCCAACGAGAGTGTCGACGTCGCGTTCAATCCGATCGGACAGGTCGTCGGTCAGTTCACCAAGGTCGAGAAGACCGCGACGGTGATCGAACGCTGGGTGCAGGAGTATCTCGAGGCCACCACCCGCCTCGACGAGCTCAACGAGGCGGCGTCGGTCTAA
- a CDS encoding diacylglycerol kinase: MAIRVAHIGTGNVGRIALSELIENPGFELTGLCVSADEKVGKDAGELAGLDIKTGILATKDLDAVLAGEPECAVYCAMGDNRMPQAMEDVRKILAAGINVVGSAPVVLQFPWHVMPDKYIEPLESAGRLGNSSIYINGVDPGFVTDLIPLAFASTCQSIEAVRCMEIADYATYDGAIVMFDVMGFGKPLDEVPMLFQPGVLGIAWGCGIRQLAAGLNISLDSITESYEREPAPESFDVAAGHIPKGGVAAVRFEIKGMVGDHAAIVVEHVTRLREDLRPDWAQPAQPGGSYRVEITGEPSYRVDICPTSKKGDHNYAAIAAGAGRIVNAIPAVVAAPPGIRTTLNLPLVSEVELFAKP, translated from the coding sequence ATGGCCATCCGCGTTGCCCATATCGGCACCGGAAACGTCGGACGCATAGCGCTATCCGAGTTGATCGAGAACCCGGGATTCGAGCTGACCGGATTGTGCGTGTCGGCCGACGAGAAGGTGGGCAAGGACGCGGGCGAGCTGGCCGGCCTGGATATCAAGACCGGAATCCTGGCCACGAAGGACCTCGACGCGGTCCTGGCCGGAGAGCCCGAGTGCGCCGTCTACTGCGCGATGGGTGACAACCGCATGCCGCAGGCGATGGAGGATGTCCGCAAGATCCTGGCGGCCGGTATCAACGTCGTCGGCTCCGCCCCGGTGGTGCTGCAGTTCCCCTGGCATGTGATGCCGGACAAGTACATCGAGCCGTTGGAATCCGCTGGCCGCCTTGGCAATTCGAGCATATACATCAACGGCGTCGACCCCGGCTTCGTCACCGACCTGATTCCGTTGGCGTTCGCCAGCACCTGTCAGAGCATCGAGGCTGTGCGCTGTATGGAGATCGCCGACTACGCCACCTACGACGGCGCGATCGTGATGTTCGACGTCATGGGGTTCGGCAAGCCGCTCGACGAGGTCCCGATGCTGTTCCAGCCCGGTGTGCTCGGCATCGCCTGGGGCTGCGGCATCCGCCAGCTCGCGGCCGGGCTGAACATCTCTCTGGACTCGATCACCGAAAGCTACGAACGTGAGCCTGCCCCAGAGTCTTTCGACGTCGCCGCCGGCCACATCCCGAAGGGCGGCGTGGCCGCGGTGCGATTCGAGATCAAGGGCATGGTCGGCGACCACGCGGCGATCGTCGTCGAGCACGTGACCCGGCTCCGGGAAGACCTGCGGCCGGACTGGGCGCAGCCGGCCCAGCCCGGCGGCTCCTACCGCGTGGAGATCACCGGTGAGCCGTCCTACCGCGTCGACATCTGCCCGACGAGCAAGAAGGGCGACCACAACTACGCCGCGATTGCGGCCGGCGCCGGCCGCATCGTCAACGCCATTCCCGCGGTGGTCGCCGCCCCGCCGGGCATCCGCACCACCCTGAACCTGCCGCTGGTCTCCGAGGTGGAGCTCTTCGCCAAGCCCTGA